Proteins from a genomic interval of Ictalurus furcatus strain D&B chromosome 2, Billie_1.0, whole genome shotgun sequence:
- the elof1 gene encoding transcription elongation factor 1 homolog isoform X2, giving the protein MALYNTVFVCTCLQKKFPGRFSCVYSLCTCSLYIQNRVIRCQMGRRKSKRKPPPKKKMTGNLDTQFTCPFCNHEKSCDVKMERSRNTGIISCTVCLEEFQTPITYLSEPVDVYSDWIDACEAANQ; this is encoded by the exons ATGGCGCTCTACAACACTGTATTTGTCTGCACATGCTTACAGAAGAAGTTCCCCGGACGTTTCTCTTGTGTTTATTCGCTGTGTACGTGCTCTTTGTACATTCAAAACCG AGTAATCCGGTGTCAAATGGGTCGCAGAAAGTCGAAGCGAAAGCCTCCTCCGAAGAAGAAAATGACTGGAAATTTGGACACGCAGTTTACCTGCCCCTTCTGTAACCACGAGAAATCCTGCGATGTTAAAAT ggAACGAAGTCGAAACACGGGAATAATATCTTGCACTGTGTGCTTGGAGGAGTTCCAGACTCCTATTACCT ATCTCTCAGAGCCCGTGGACGTCTACAGTGATTGGATCGATGCCTGCGAAGCAGCCAATCAGTAG
- the elof1 gene encoding transcription elongation factor 1 homolog isoform X1 gives MGRRKSKRKPPPKKKMTGNLDTQFTCPFCNHEKSCDVKMERSRNTGIISCTVCLEEFQTPITYLSEPVDVYSDWIDACEAANQ, from the exons ATGGGTCGCAGAAAGTCGAAGCGAAAGCCTCCTCCGAAGAAGAAAATGACTGGAAATTTGGACACGCAGTTTACCTGCCCCTTCTGTAACCACGAGAAATCCTGCGATGTTAAAAT ggAACGAAGTCGAAACACGGGAATAATATCTTGCACTGTGTGCTTGGAGGAGTTCCAGACTCCTATTACCT ATCTCTCAGAGCCCGTGGACGTCTACAGTGATTGGATCGATGCCTGCGAAGCAGCCAATCAGTAG
- the cnn1b gene encoding calponin-1 — MAQHFRSGPAFGLSAEVKSKLAQKYNPQKEEELRLWIHELTGRKVPDNFMEGLKDGVILCELINALHPGSVRKINNSTQNWHQLENIGNFVRAIQDYGLRPHDVFEANDLFENTNHTQVQSTLITLAGMAKSKGVHTKSDIGVKYAEKQQRRFAPEKLKEGRNVIGLQMGTNKFASQKGMTSYGTRRHLYDPKAGMENPVDQSTISLQMGTNKGANQSGMTAPGTKRQIFDKKLDMETCDTSIVSLQMGTNKVASQSGMTVYGLPRQVYDKKYCTYAEDYMDNGQDLQIDGYQYSD, encoded by the exons atggcACAGCACTTCAGAAGCGGGCCAGCTTTCGGACTTTCCGCGGAGGTGAAAAGCAAG CTTGCACAGAAGTACAACCCTcagaaggaggaggagcttaGGCTTTGGATCCATGAGCTCACAGGGCGCAAAGTTCCCGACAACTTCATGGAGGGCCTTAAAGATGGAGTCATCCTGTGCGA aCTCATTAATGCTCTTCACCCTGGCTCTGTGAGAAAGATTAACAACTCCACTCAGAACTGGCATCAG CTGGAAAACATAGGCAATTTTGTCCGAGCCATTCAGGATTACGGTCTGAGGCCGCACGACGTCTTTGAGGCAAACGACCTGTTTGAGAACACCAACCACACgcaggtccagagcactctgatCACACTGGCTGGGATG GCTAAATCTAAAGGCGTCCATACAAAATCTGACATCGGGGTGAAATATGCAGAGAAACAGCAGCGTCGGTTCGCCCCAGAGAAACTGAAAGAGGGCCGCAACGTTATTGGCCTTCAG ATGGGGACCAACAAGTTCGCCAGCCAGAAGGGAATGACATCATACGGCACAAGGCGTCACCTCTATGACCCCAAAGCTGGCATGGAAAATCCTGTAGACCAGTCAACAATCAGTCTGCAGATGGGAACTAACAAAGGAGCCAATCAG TCTGGTATGACGGCGCCGGGCACCAAGAGACAGATCTTTGATAAGAAGCTGGACATGGAAACCTGTGACACTTCCATCGTCTCACTGCAGATGGGGACTAACAAGGTGGCATCACAGTCAGGCATGACTGTCTACGGGCTCCCGCGTCAAGTCTACGACAAAAAGTACTGCACTTACGCTGAAGACTACATGGACAACGGCCAGGACCTGCAGATCGATGGATACCAGTACTCTGACTAA